A region of Candidatus Eremiobacterota bacterium DNA encodes the following proteins:
- a CDS encoding molybdopterin molybdotransferase MoeA yields the protein MRTLRPGATFETERLLGPDEAVARYLEAVRLRPLGTEHIALDAAFGRILAADAVAEAPYPADDRSTMDGFAVRSADADTPRRISGTIRMGHAPPGPVRPGDAMRIPTGGVLPPGADAVLPVEDSKERDGLLYATAAPQPRDYFTPRGEDMAPGDLVLPAGRRIGAPELSVLATLGRTAVEVFRRPRVAIVSTGDELVDVGARPGTGQVRDSNRWAIAGGLIGLGCEVVHLPHGIDEVAAIRARIAEGLQAADAVVLTGGSSVGARDHVPAAIDALGAPGVVVHGMRVKPGKPTVLAAVGAQPVIGLPGNPTSALTILDAIASAVFRTLTGEREPRRAGVAALAAAPFPGRPGWTWYVPALLEGGAARPLTIRSSHTSLLARADGYVVVGPEPARIEAGAPVTVFRYGGAG from the coding sequence ATGCGAACGCTGCGCCCGGGGGCGACTTTCGAAACCGAACGGCTCCTCGGGCCCGACGAAGCGGTGGCCCGCTACCTCGAGGCCGTCCGCTTGCGGCCGCTAGGGACCGAGCACATCGCGCTGGACGCCGCCTTCGGCCGCATCCTGGCCGCCGACGCCGTCGCCGAGGCACCCTACCCGGCCGACGACCGCTCGACGATGGACGGCTTCGCGGTCCGTTCGGCCGATGCCGACACGCCGCGCCGGATCAGCGGAACGATTCGGATGGGCCACGCCCCGCCCGGCCCGGTGCGGCCCGGCGACGCGATGCGGATCCCGACCGGCGGCGTCCTCCCGCCGGGCGCCGACGCCGTCCTGCCGGTCGAGGACTCCAAGGAGCGCGACGGCCTGCTCTACGCGACGGCGGCGCCGCAGCCGCGCGACTACTTCACCCCGCGGGGCGAGGACATGGCGCCGGGGGACCTCGTCCTGCCGGCCGGCCGGCGGATCGGCGCGCCCGAGCTCTCGGTCCTCGCGACGCTGGGCCGGACCGCGGTCGAGGTGTTCCGCCGCCCGCGGGTGGCGATCGTCTCGACCGGCGACGAGCTGGTCGACGTGGGCGCGCGCCCCGGGACCGGCCAGGTCCGCGACTCGAACCGCTGGGCGATCGCGGGCGGGCTGATCGGGCTCGGCTGCGAGGTCGTCCACCTCCCGCACGGGATCGACGAGGTCGCCGCGATCCGCGCCCGGATCGCCGAGGGGCTCCAGGCCGCCGACGCGGTGGTCCTCACCGGCGGGTCTTCGGTGGGCGCGCGCGACCACGTCCCGGCGGCGATCGACGCGCTCGGCGCCCCCGGGGTCGTCGTGCACGGCATGCGGGTGAAGCCGGGGAAGCCCACGGTGCTCGCCGCGGTCGGCGCGCAGCCGGTGATCGGGCTCCCCGGCAACCCGACCAGCGCGCTGACGATCCTCGACGCGATCGCCTCGGCCGTCTTCCGCACGCTGACCGGCGAACGCGAGCCGCGCCGCGCGGGGGTCGCCGCCCTCGCCGCGGCGCCGTTCCCCGGCCGGCCCGGCTGGACGTGGTATGTTCCGGCGCTGCTCGAAGGCGGCGCCGCGCGGCCGCTGACGATTCGCTCCTCGCACACCAGCCTGCTCGCCCGCGCCGACGGCTACGTCGTCGTCGGTCCCGAGCCGGCGCGGATCGAAGCCGGCGCGCCGGTCACCGTCTTCCGCTACGGCGGTGCGGGGTGA
- a CDS encoding BON domain-containing protein has translation MRRALALAAALLLASCTRTSQQKMPQPFGTRPATSVLKDALLIAEVKSALTAADPDSAATVGVAARDGVVVLRGRVRDAATKNKLAGAARASSGVVRVVDELRIDPRAPQLRQQVGDVALAARVETAITAQLGPQNVSVHVDRGVATLTGAVADRKTKATIVTAARGTSGIRNVVDRIRVGQP, from the coding sequence GTGAGGCGGGCGCTCGCGCTCGCCGCGGCGCTGCTGCTGGCGAGCTGCACCCGCACCTCACAGCAGAAGATGCCGCAGCCGTTCGGGACCCGGCCGGCGACCTCGGTGCTGAAGGACGCGCTGCTGATCGCCGAGGTGAAGTCGGCGCTCACCGCGGCCGACCCGGACTCCGCCGCGACGGTCGGCGTTGCCGCGCGCGACGGGGTCGTCGTCTTGCGCGGCCGCGTCCGCGATGCGGCGACGAAGAACAAGCTGGCCGGCGCTGCGCGCGCCAGCTCGGGCGTGGTGCGGGTCGTCGACGAGCTGCGGATCGACCCGCGCGCGCCGCAGCTGCGCCAGCAGGTCGGTGACGTCGCGCTCGCGGCGCGCGTCGAGACCGCGATCACCGCGCAGCTCGGGCCGCAGAACGTCTCGGTCCACGTCGACCGCGGCGTGGCGACGCTGACCGGCGCGGTCGCCGACCGCAAGACGAAGGCGACGATCGTCACGGCGGCGCGCGGGACGAGCGGGATTCGCAACGTCGTCGACCGCATCCGGGTCGGACAACCGTGA
- a CDS encoding aminotransferase class I/II-fold pyridoxal phosphate-dependent enzyme: MTPRRPQPIPLVAAVPPSTPFVAPEELARRIGLHEVLRLGANESAFGPSPRAIAAMRDAVALTSWYGDPESLELRSGLAARHNCAVEEIVVASGIDDLMGLIVRAFCAPGDPCVATRGTYPTLFYHLNAFGARAEFADPDARGGIVAQNIVDAVERSGAKLVYVANPDNPSGGFVGRAQIAALRAALPDDVLLFLDEAYADFIPRDELPEDVIDPRVIRTRTFSKAYGMAGARIGYALCSAETVTTFQKLRLHFGVNRTAQIGALAALGDEAFLRGVVAEVERGREEYHALAARHGLPSLPSSTNFVCIGIGPVSEAEAMLATLLQLGVFVRKPWAPPIDGYIRVTVGTAAERARFAERFAEALDRVREKAVR, from the coding sequence GTGACGCCGCGCCGCCCGCAGCCGATCCCGCTCGTCGCCGCCGTTCCGCCCTCGACGCCGTTCGTCGCGCCGGAAGAGCTGGCGCGCCGCATCGGGCTGCACGAGGTGTTGCGGCTCGGCGCGAACGAGAGCGCGTTCGGCCCTTCGCCGCGCGCGATCGCCGCGATGCGCGACGCCGTCGCCCTGACCTCGTGGTACGGCGACCCGGAGTCGCTCGAGCTGCGCTCGGGGCTCGCCGCGCGCCACAACTGCGCGGTCGAAGAGATCGTCGTCGCCAGCGGGATCGACGACTTGATGGGGCTGATCGTGCGCGCGTTCTGCGCCCCGGGCGATCCGTGCGTCGCGACGCGCGGGACGTACCCGACGCTGTTCTACCACCTGAACGCGTTCGGCGCGCGGGCCGAGTTCGCCGACCCCGACGCGCGCGGCGGGATCGTCGCGCAGAACATCGTCGACGCGGTCGAGCGCTCCGGCGCGAAGCTGGTCTACGTCGCGAACCCCGACAACCCGTCGGGCGGCTTCGTCGGGCGCGCGCAGATCGCGGCGCTGCGCGCCGCGCTCCCCGACGACGTGCTGCTGTTTCTCGACGAAGCGTACGCCGACTTCATCCCGCGCGACGAGCTTCCCGAAGACGTCATCGACCCGCGCGTCATCCGCACCCGCACCTTTTCGAAAGCGTACGGGATGGCCGGCGCGCGGATCGGCTACGCGCTCTGCTCGGCCGAGACGGTCACCACGTTTCAGAAGCTGCGGCTGCACTTCGGCGTCAACCGCACCGCGCAGATCGGCGCGCTCGCCGCGCTGGGTGACGAGGCGTTCCTGCGCGGCGTCGTCGCCGAAGTGGAGCGCGGGCGCGAGGAGTACCACGCGCTCGCGGCGCGGCACGGGCTGCCCTCGCTGCCCTCGTCGACGAACTTCGTCTGCATCGGGATCGGACCCGTGTCCGAAGCGGAGGCGATGCTGGCGACGCTGCTCCAGCTCGGCGTGTTCGTGCGCAAGCCGTGGGCGCCGCCGATCGACGGCTACATCCGGGTGACGGTCGGCACGGCCGCCGAGCGCGCGCGCTTCGCCGAGCGCTTCGCCGAGGCGCTCGACCGCGTGCGCGAGAAAGCTGTCCGATGA
- the serS gene encoding serine--tRNA ligase → MLNLELLRREPDHVRAATRRRGLGAEFVDRILELDRERRAAITRAETHKAEKNALSAQIAKAADKKAAAAELRPKIAELDRLVADAGTQLPALEQQIDAELSQIPNLLDGSVPDGSDEHANKEMRRWGEPPRFDFTPKPHWELGETLGILDFERAVKIAGSRFAILRGAGARLSRALAQFFLDRAARNGYLEINPPALVNRETMWSTGQLTKFSDQMYAFEGDGPGEELYLIPTSEVPLTAMHRNEILPGAELPLRYAAFTPCFRKEAGAAGRDTRGLIRMHQFEKVELVWITTPERSFDDLETLTRNAAGLYEELGIAHRVMLLCAGDTGFNAAKTYDVEAWLPGANAYREISSCSNIGDFQARRLQMRFRRDATAKAELVHTLNGSGGALGRTLVAVLENYQRADGGVNVPEALQPFAGFASIEPDGSTN, encoded by the coding sequence GTGCTGAACCTGGAGCTGTTGCGGCGCGAGCCCGACCACGTCCGCGCCGCGACGCGCCGCCGCGGGCTTGGCGCCGAGTTCGTCGACCGCATCCTCGAGCTCGACCGCGAGCGCCGGGCCGCGATCACCCGCGCCGAGACGCACAAGGCCGAGAAGAACGCGCTCAGCGCGCAGATCGCCAAAGCCGCCGACAAGAAAGCCGCCGCGGCGGAACTGCGCCCGAAGATCGCCGAGCTCGACCGGCTCGTCGCCGACGCGGGCACGCAGCTGCCGGCGCTCGAGCAGCAGATCGACGCCGAGCTCTCGCAGATTCCGAACCTGCTCGACGGCTCGGTCCCCGACGGTTCGGACGAACATGCGAACAAAGAGATGCGGCGCTGGGGCGAGCCGCCGCGGTTCGATTTCACGCCGAAACCGCACTGGGAGCTCGGCGAAACGCTCGGGATCCTCGACTTCGAGCGCGCGGTGAAGATCGCGGGCTCGCGTTTCGCGATCCTGCGCGGCGCCGGCGCGCGGCTCTCGCGCGCGCTCGCGCAGTTCTTTCTCGACCGCGCGGCGCGCAACGGCTACCTGGAGATCAACCCGCCGGCGCTGGTGAACCGCGAGACGATGTGGTCGACCGGACAGCTCACGAAGTTCTCGGATCAAATGTACGCCTTCGAGGGCGACGGGCCGGGCGAGGAGCTGTACCTGATCCCGACCTCGGAAGTGCCGCTCACCGCGATGCACCGCAACGAGATCCTGCCCGGTGCGGAGCTGCCGCTGCGCTACGCGGCGTTCACGCCGTGCTTTCGCAAAGAGGCCGGCGCCGCCGGGCGCGACACGCGCGGGCTCATTCGGATGCACCAGTTCGAGAAGGTCGAGCTGGTCTGGATCACCACGCCGGAACGCTCGTTCGACGATCTCGAGACGCTCACGCGCAACGCCGCGGGCCTCTACGAAGAGCTCGGGATCGCGCACCGCGTGATGCTGCTGTGCGCCGGCGACACCGGGTTCAACGCCGCGAAGACGTACGATGTCGAGGCGTGGCTACCGGGCGCGAACGCGTACCGCGAGATCAGCTCCTGCTCGAACATCGGCGACTTTCAAGCCCGCCGGCTGCAGATGCGCTTTCGCCGCGACGCGACCGCGAAAGCCGAGCTGGTGCACACGCTCAATGGCTCGGGCGGCGCGCTCGGCCGCACGCTGGTCGCGGTGCTCGAGAACTATCAGCGCGCCGACGGCGGCGTGAACGTGCCCGAAGCGCTGCAGCCGTTCGCGGGCTTCGCCTCGATCGAGCCCGACGGCTCGACAAACTGA
- a CDS encoding threonylcarbamoyl-AMP synthase, translating into MDDVVARAVAVLRGGGVVAIPTETVYGLAADVENPAAIARVFAIKGRPAEHPLIVHAHDVDALGGFVAEVTPELRALAARFWPGPLTAVVARGPRTPRSVTGGQDTVAVRVPEHPLAREILAAFGGAVAAPSANRFGRISPTSAEHVRADLGDAVDLIVDGGPARVGVESTIVDLTGEVPAVLRAGAITPSQLGEALGTAVVTRVGGAVRAPGTLRAHYAPRARVVLAEQRAREDEARRLAASGERVAVLTLPDDAAAAARTLYATLRALDAEGYDAIVATLPPDTEPNAAVRDRLTRAAAAG; encoded by the coding sequence ATGGACGACGTCGTTGCGCGCGCCGTCGCGGTGCTGCGCGGCGGCGGGGTCGTGGCGATTCCGACCGAGACGGTGTACGGGCTGGCCGCGGACGTCGAGAATCCCGCCGCGATCGCGCGCGTGTTTGCGATCAAGGGACGGCCGGCGGAGCATCCGCTGATCGTGCACGCGCACGACGTCGATGCGCTCGGAGGGTTCGTCGCGGAGGTGACGCCGGAGCTGCGCGCGCTCGCGGCGCGGTTTTGGCCTGGGCCGCTCACCGCGGTCGTCGCGCGCGGGCCCCGCACGCCGCGCAGCGTGACCGGCGGACAGGACACCGTCGCGGTGCGCGTCCCGGAGCATCCGCTCGCGCGCGAAATTCTCGCCGCGTTCGGGGGTGCGGTGGCGGCGCCGTCGGCGAACCGCTTCGGACGCATCTCGCCGACGAGCGCGGAGCACGTGCGCGCGGATCTCGGCGACGCGGTCGACCTCATCGTCGACGGCGGTCCGGCGCGCGTCGGCGTCGAGTCGACGATCGTCGATCTGACCGGCGAGGTTCCGGCGGTGCTGCGCGCCGGCGCGATCACGCCCTCGCAGCTCGGCGAAGCGCTCGGAACGGCCGTCGTCACGCGCGTCGGCGGAGCGGTTCGCGCGCCGGGGACGCTTCGTGCGCACTACGCGCCGCGCGCGCGCGTCGTTCTCGCCGAGCAACGCGCGCGCGAGGACGAAGCACGACGGCTGGCTGCGAGCGGCGAGCGCGTCGCGGTGCTGACGCTTCCCGACGATGCCGCGGCCGCCGCGCGCACGCTCTACGCGACGCTGCGCGCGCTGGACGCCGAAGGCTACGACGCGATCGTCGCGACGCTGCCGCCGGACACCGAACCGAACGCCGCGGTGCGCGACCGGCTCACGCGCGCGGCCGCGGCGGGCTAG
- the smpB gene encoding SsrA-binding protein SmpB has product MKQARAAAKAERAAKAPEPSLDNRRARHEYEKLESLEAGLALQGSEIKSIRRGNLSINEAFARLRDGELYLVNLTIPPYKEASHFNHEPNRPRKLLLHREQIERLAGRAAEKGLTLVPWRLYFKNGRVKIELALVRGKKLWDRRRDIQARDVQREIARSVAR; this is encoded by the coding sequence ATGAAGCAGGCGCGCGCGGCCGCCAAAGCGGAGCGCGCGGCGAAAGCGCCGGAGCCCTCGCTCGACAACCGCCGCGCGCGCCACGAGTACGAGAAGCTCGAATCGCTCGAGGCCGGCCTCGCATTGCAAGGCAGCGAGATCAAGTCGATCAGGCGCGGCAACCTCTCGATCAACGAGGCGTTCGCGCGCCTGCGCGACGGCGAGCTGTACCTGGTGAACCTGACCATCCCGCCGTACAAGGAAGCCTCGCACTTCAACCACGAGCCGAACCGCCCGCGCAAGCTATTGCTGCACCGGGAGCAGATCGAACGGCTCGCCGGGCGCGCCGCCGAGAAAGGGCTCACCCTCGTCCCGTGGCGGCTCTACTTCAAGAACGGGCGGGTGAAGATCGAGCTGGCGCTGGTGCGCGGGAAGAAGCTGTGGGACCGCCGCCGCGACATTCAAGCGCGCGACGTCCAACGCGAGATCGCGCGCTCGGTCGCACGATGA
- a CDS encoding PaaI family thioesterase, whose translation MTGAAPIDDGRCFVCGPYNSEGLHLRFERAGEGAVRAHVTLPPRFQGWRGSAHGGVVMMLLDEAMAYACGELGLRGMTAAMQMRFRAPVPLGEHLVVTGRVKWQRRHVVALESAVALAGGTVLATAEGSFVSKGPLAKESLGIPDRSN comes from the coding sequence ATGACCGGCGCAGCGCCGATCGACGACGGCCGGTGCTTCGTCTGCGGGCCGTACAACTCCGAAGGGCTGCACCTGCGCTTCGAGCGCGCCGGCGAAGGGGCGGTGCGCGCGCACGTCACGCTGCCGCCGCGCTTTCAAGGCTGGCGCGGCAGCGCGCACGGCGGCGTGGTGATGATGCTGCTCGACGAAGCGATGGCCTACGCGTGCGGCGAGCTCGGCCTGCGCGGGATGACCGCGGCGATGCAGATGCGCTTTCGCGCGCCGGTTCCGCTCGGCGAGCACCTCGTCGTCACCGGACGCGTGAAGTGGCAGCGCCGCCACGTCGTTGCGCTCGAATCCGCGGTCGCGCTCGCCGGCGGCACCGTGCTCGCGACCGCCGAAGGGTCGTTCGTCTCGAAGGGGCCGCTGGCGAAGGAGAGCCTCGGCATCCCCGACCGAAGCAACTAG
- a CDS encoding metallophosphoesterase family protein codes for MRYGVVSDVHSNIEALEAVFGALREDDALLCLGDIVGYGPNPNECVERIRGRATATVLGNHDVAAIDNFGLAYFNPAAREAMRWTQSVLSAENLAWLDSLGYEFRMPEFLLVHGAPVNYFEYILDKAAAARAFNATDAPLIFIGHTHIAEYYAQRPDGRIDHEHLQNGGEIALEEGVRYLINVGSVGQPRDLNPRASFGIYDSAARTVTINRVPYPIERVQEKIASARLPDALARRLLVGR; via the coding sequence ATGAGATACGGGGTCGTCTCCGACGTGCACTCGAACATCGAGGCGCTCGAGGCGGTGTTCGGGGCGTTGCGCGAGGACGACGCGCTGCTGTGCCTGGGCGACATCGTCGGCTACGGGCCGAATCCGAACGAGTGCGTCGAGCGGATCCGCGGGCGCGCGACCGCGACCGTGCTCGGCAACCACGACGTCGCGGCGATCGACAACTTCGGCTTGGCGTACTTCAACCCGGCGGCGCGCGAGGCGATGCGCTGGACGCAGAGCGTGCTGAGCGCCGAGAACCTGGCCTGGCTGGACTCGCTCGGCTACGAGTTCCGCATGCCGGAGTTTCTGCTGGTGCACGGCGCGCCGGTCAACTACTTCGAGTACATCCTCGACAAAGCCGCCGCGGCGCGCGCCTTCAACGCCACCGACGCGCCGCTGATCTTCATCGGCCACACGCACATCGCCGAGTACTACGCGCAACGCCCGGACGGGCGGATCGATCACGAGCACTTGCAGAACGGCGGCGAGATCGCGCTCGAGGAAGGCGTTCGCTACTTGATCAACGTCGGGAGCGTCGGCCAGCCGCGCGACCTCAACCCGCGCGCCTCGTTCGGGATCTACGACTCGGCGGCGCGCACGGTGACGATCAACCGCGTCCCGTACCCGATCGAGCGCGTCCAGGAGAAGATCGCTTCGGCCCGGCTCCCCGACGCGCTCGCCCGCCGCCTCCTCGTCGGCCGGTGA